The genomic DNA ACGAGCGGTATAGATTTTCGTGAATAAGTCCAATGGTACTAATCCGGCTGCGAATAGTTTCAAGAATTTGCTTTGTTTCGGGATTCGTGTAATTATACGATTCAAGGTTTATTAACCCACAAACGGTAGCCAGATTGTTTTTTACGCGATGATGAATTTCTTTCATTAAAAATTCCTTGTCGCTTAAAGCACTGGTCAATGCATTTTCTTTTTCTTCAAGCAGTATATTTTTTTGAATCAATGATTTGTTGCTTTCCTCCAATAATTTTTGGTAGTCGAGAAATTCTTTTCGAAACAAGTAGGTTATGACCGATAACAAAATGAACACTGCCAGCATGTAAGGCAAATACAAATCATTCATTTCGCGTAGCAGATAGAAATTGGCGTTAAACTCATTTTGTCGCATTGCAAATAAAAAGCAAAGTGCAATGGTGATTACTGAATAGGTAAGGCTCAAGGCTTTTTCGAAGAACAGAAATGACAATACAAGCAAAGGTAGCAGGCAATATTCGATACCGGTATAGCCAAACTTAAGCGAAAATATCAAGATAAGCAATGCTGAAAAAGTGATAAAGTAATACCTGGCAAAAATGTACTGACGGTAACGATGCAATAGAAATACGATTGAAAAACCAAAGGGAAACAATGCAGGAATAATGAGTTTGCGAATACCGGCCTCAGGCAATAAGTAGGAATACAATAAAGCACCATGAAATATACTTAAGATAAGTGAAATCAATGCGAGCGCGTTAAGCGTCCGTATTTTTCGCTTTTCAGTAAATATCATTTCGTTGGAAACGCCAATGTTAGTAATGCGGTACCAAAATCCAATCATAATGCCTATTGACCTGTATTTTTAATCGTTTAGTGATGCACTCATGCAAATGTTCAAAATTACGGTGCAACTTAAGCACGTAAAGAACCGCCTTCAAGCAATTGTAACAAAGTAATTAACAAAAAAGCCACCTCAATTGAGGCGGCTTCACTATGTTTTAAAGGCATATTAGTTGCCTGCTTTAGCGTTGGCACGTGTAATATATTTTTCAATATCACGTGCTTCATCACTTTTGCTATATCCTGTTTGGATTTTGGTATAAACATCAACTGCCGATTTAAAATCACCTTTGCTTTCAAAGGCAAAACCTTGTTTCTTCAAAAAGTAAGGTGCGGTAAAAGAATTATTATCCCATGCAGTAGCCTTCTTGTAATAGTTTAATGCTTCGTCCTTGTTTCCTAACTCACTATAGGCATCGCCTATTGCGCCTAAGGCCAAGGCACCAGTAACATCATCTTCGGCATCATAATCCATTAGTGCGTCAATAGCTTCTTGCCACTGCCCTTTTTTCATATAGCACATACCCAAATAGTAATGCGCAAGGTTACCACTCTTGGTGCTTCCATATTCAGCAGCTATCTGCTTAAAGCCCATGGTAGTGCCCTTCCCATTAATGGCAAGGTCAGTACTATCGTTTTTAAAATGAAATTGTGCCGGAAAAATGGCAGATTGTGCCTTTAGTTCCTGTGGCTTGAGCCAGAAATTGGTATAGGCTAGATAACCAGCAAGTACTACTACTATGGCTATAACAATTATAATCAGGCTCTTTTTGTTATTCTCAATAAATGTTTCAGCCTTATTGATACTCTCATTTATATCCAAAACATCTTCGGTTTTTTTAGCCATTTTTTAATGATGGTTTAAAATTTTAAGGGTGCGAATGTAAAAAAAGTATTTTCAATATATACATATGCCACAAAATGTTTTACTTGCGCTCACCCATAAGCATAAATTATACTCATGCGGATTGATAAAACAAAAAAAAACCAACCTACCGAAAAGGCCGTAAAACGAAGCTCCGAAAGCACTTTCGTAAAACGTGGAGGCCATCAACTAAACAAATGGCTAATTATTGGTATTGCTTTGGGTATTGGGATGTTTACCCTAATTGCTTATTATCCTTGTCTCGATAATGGTTTTACAAACTGGGACGACCCAACTTATATTATAGAAAACCCAATCATTAAAGAATTAAGCGCTGCCAATATCAAGCGTATTTTTAGCGAAGTTTATTTTGCCAACTATCAACCTTTGCAAATAGTTTCTTATGCTATCGAATATCATTTTTTTGGACTGAATGCATCGGGTTATCATGCAGTAAGCCTGGCAATGCACATAGTAATTACTTTATTAGTTGGCTTTTTTATTTACCTCCTTATTAATGATATTTGGTTGAGCGCAGCTGCTGCTCTTATTTTTGGAGTGCATAGCATTCACGTTGAATCGGTAGCATGGGCGGCAGAACGCAAAGATTTACTGTACGCCTTGTTTTTATTTTCGGCACTTATTTTTTATACCAAATACGTGCAGTCGGCTTTTAAATTAAAATGGATAGTCCTCGCATTTCTGTTTTTTATTTTATCGGTGTTTTCCAAAACTATGGCGGTATCATTGGTGCCTATGCTAATTCTTATCGATATTCTTTATAAGCGGGAGTTTAATGCACGTGCGATAATTGAAAAAATTCCATTTGTTGTACTTGCAATCATTATGGGATTAATTTCGGTAAATGTTACCAAAGATACTACCGATCCCTATGCTCAGGAATCGGCACCATATCCTCTCATGAGCCGCATCTATTTTGCTTCGCACAATTTGCTCAATTATCTGGTAAAATCAATAGTTCCTATTAATCAAAAAACATATTATCAGTACCCTGTAGTTGGCAATGAGGCCGTGCCTATTGAATATATGATTGCATTTGCAGTAGTATTGATACTTTCAGGTCTTATTATTTATTCTTTAAAATTTACCCGTTGGATATTTTTTGGTGTCGGCTTTTTTACGGTAGCTGTTGCGCTCGTATTGATGTTATATACTATAGGCCCTACCATTTTTTCGGAACGCTATACCTATGTAGCCTCTGCTGGCTTGTATGCGCTTATAGCGTATGGCTTAATGCAACTAGGCACCTCGGGCATTGCAGGTTTTAAGCTAAACAAGAACATTTCGTTGGGAATAATATGTGTATGCGCTTTGCTGCTTATTGTAAAAACCCGCGCCCAATGCGAGGTATGGAAAGACAGTATTACTTTTTGGAGCGATGTTATCAAGCAAGATTCTAAGGTTCCTATTGCCTATAACAATCGTGGAAATGAGTACAAGTCTAAAAATGATTTCGAAAAGGCAATACCCGATTTGAAAGAAGCCATTCGCTTAAAAAAAGATTATCTGGAACCCTATATTATACTTGGCGACATTTACCGCACGCAGGGAAAATCGCAAGAGGCAATGGAAAACTTAAACTATGCTTTAAAGCTAAAACCCAACTCGCCTCAGGCTTTGGTTAATAGAGGTATTGTTTATTGTGTTTTAGGAAACATTGAAGAAGGCAAAAAAGATTTTGATAAGGCTATAGAATACAAGAAAGAAATGTTTGAAGCTTATGGCAACAGAGGTAATTACTATGCAATTAAACGTGACTACCCAACTGCCATACAAAATTATGAGCAAGCTATTCGAATCAATCCAGATTTTCAGGATGCCTACCTGAATCTTGGAAAAACCTATTTCGAACTAAAGCAACCAGAAAAATCCCTCAATTATCTAAGGCAATACCTTAATCGAAATGGCCCAAACCCCGAAGTTTACTGGATGATGGCCTTGGTGTATGCTTCGCAAAATGATTTTGCAAACGCGAGTGCTAAAGCAGCCGAAGCAAAGTCGAAGGGCTTTGCAGTGAATGATGCACAAATAGCCCAATGGGGACAAATGAAACAGTAATCAATTCACTCTTGACACATGAATTATTCCTTTGTGTTCATGATACATCAAACACACAACCTGATTATTGCTGCATTCATCAATCAATTTATAAGTAGCTGTTACCAAAGATCCGCTAGCAAAACCATCAAGTTTCTCATAATTACATACTAAATAGTCATCTCCCTTAAAGGTTAAATAAGTTCCTGTGCAATCGCGGACGATAGTTGCGTTACCTTGCGTTTTTTCGCAACCGGTAAGGCCAAACCCTATAAATGTTAAAGCTCCAAGCATTACAAATACCCTCAAATATTTGCCTACTTTTGTTTCGAAATTTAATATCATGGCGAGAAAGATTTTATTTATTTTCTTTGGAATTATTTTTTTAAGTTCTGTTTCGTGTAAACGTAACCGTAATCAAATTCCGTATGTAAATGTAGATATTTATGTCTATCCTTCGCAACCTGCCTATATAAATTTAAACATCATTGGTGGCTGGATTTACCTTAGCGGAGGCTACAAAGGCATAATCGTGTACCGAAGTACACAGGATGAATTTATTGCCTACGACCGCGCCTGTACTTATGACCCTACCGATGACTGCAGCCTTGTAGAAGTAACCAAAGATAATGTGATTGCTGTAGATTCTTGCTGCAAGTCGCAGTACTTAATTACGGATGGCAATGTTTTTTCCGGAGTCGCTACCCAGCCATTGCAACGCTACCGGGCCGATTTTGATGGTGTTACTTTGCATATTTATAATTAACAACAGTAAGATTTATGTGAGAAACTGCTTACTATTTTTTTATCCCAACAAAAGACATTTTACCCAAAACAGAAAAGAGGAATTCGCCTAAATTAAATTGCACTATTGGGTGATTGATAAATCTGAGCAACTCAACAGCGTTAGCTTTGCACAACTTTTTTAACTATATATAAAAACGATGAGAAACTTTTCACTTCTCATGTTGTGTTTTTCGGTATTTAATTTTTTAACAGCACAACCTGACATAAACAAATCAAAAATTGGCACAAATCGATTAAGTTCGCCATGGCCTTATGCGAACAAATTAGCGCCTTTTTATTCAGAGAATTTTGCAAATTCAATTCCACCAGGCTGGCAGTTAACTGATAGCGCAGGCAATGGAGAGGTATGGAAGCATACTAAAACAGGACCTGCAAATTATGTTAGCGATGCATTACAATCGAGTAGTTCGCAAAACGGTTGGGCGCTAATAGATGACGATAGTTATGGCAACAATGGTGCTATGATGGCCGAATTAATTTCACCGGCAATAGATTGCAGCGCCAAAGCAGCAGTAATGCTTTCGTTCGAAGAGCATTATCGCCATTACACCCTGGCAGGAGCTGAAGCAATTTTACTTTTAAGCAACGATAGTATAAACTGGATCGAATTTCATCATGCAGAAACAGGTTTGGCCAACAATGCTGCTACAACTAATCCAAATTTGATAAGT from Bacteroidota bacterium includes the following:
- a CDS encoding sensor histidine kinase, which codes for MIGFWYRITNIGVSNEMIFTEKRKIRTLNALALISLILSIFHGALLYSYLLPEAGIRKLIIPALFPFGFSIVFLLHRYRQYIFARYYFITFSALLILIFSLKFGYTGIEYCLLPLLVLSFLFFEKALSLTYSVITIALCFLFAMRQNEFNANFYLLREMNDLYLPYMLAVFILLSVITYLFRKEFLDYQKLLEESNKSLIQKNILLEEKENALTSALSDKEFLMKEIHHRVKNNLATVCGLINLESYNYTNPETKQILETIRSRISTIGLIHENLYRSSDMQSINLEVYLDGLIQSLYYGLGLQTKNIFIEKKLIPLLINSDKAQNIGMLVCELISNSVKYAFINQDNGKISIEVERLPNKGFALNISDNGKGFDKNFDWKNTESLGFQIIDALCQNLDAELSISDNQRHGARVCIRFI
- a CDS encoding tetratricopeptide repeat protein; its protein translation is MAKKTEDVLDINESINKAETFIENNKKSLIIIVIAIVVVLAGYLAYTNFWLKPQELKAQSAIFPAQFHFKNDSTDLAINGKGTTMGFKQIAAEYGSTKSGNLAHYYLGMCYMKKGQWQEAIDALMDYDAEDDVTGALALGAIGDAYSELGNKDEALNYYKKATAWDNNSFTAPYFLKKQGFAFESKGDFKSAVDVYTKIQTGYSKSDEARDIEKYITRANAKAGN
- a CDS encoding tetratricopeptide repeat protein produces the protein MRIDKTKKNQPTEKAVKRSSESTFVKRGGHQLNKWLIIGIALGIGMFTLIAYYPCLDNGFTNWDDPTYIIENPIIKELSAANIKRIFSEVYFANYQPLQIVSYAIEYHFFGLNASGYHAVSLAMHIVITLLVGFFIYLLINDIWLSAAAALIFGVHSIHVESVAWAAERKDLLYALFLFSALIFYTKYVQSAFKLKWIVLAFLFFILSVFSKTMAVSLVPMLILIDILYKREFNARAIIEKIPFVVLAIIMGLISVNVTKDTTDPYAQESAPYPLMSRIYFASHNLLNYLVKSIVPINQKTYYQYPVVGNEAVPIEYMIAFAVVLILSGLIIYSLKFTRWIFFGVGFFTVAVALVLMLYTIGPTIFSERYTYVASAGLYALIAYGLMQLGTSGIAGFKLNKNISLGIICVCALLLIVKTRAQCEVWKDSITFWSDVIKQDSKVPIAYNNRGNEYKSKNDFEKAIPDLKEAIRLKKDYLEPYIILGDIYRTQGKSQEAMENLNYALKLKPNSPQALVNRGIVYCVLGNIEEGKKDFDKAIEYKKEMFEAYGNRGNYYAIKRDYPTAIQNYEQAIRINPDFQDAYLNLGKTYFELKQPEKSLNYLRQYLNRNGPNPEVYWMMALVYASQNDFANASAKAAEAKSKGFAVNDAQIAQWGQMKQ